In Archocentrus centrarchus isolate MPI-CPG fArcCen1 chromosome 24, fArcCen1, whole genome shotgun sequence, one DNA window encodes the following:
- the smim8 gene encoding small integral membrane protein 8 gives MSDKEAGKGPESGGEKGFRTPGLRGVRSTTLFRAVNPELFIKPNKPVMAFGLVVVTLCVGYLGYLHAVKENQQQLYEAVSSDGERSMRRRSSRWD, from the exons ATGTCGGATAAAGAGGCCGGGAAAGGGCCGGAGAGTGGCGGGGAGAAAGGGTTCAGGACGCCCGGGCTGAGGGGAGTGCGGAGCACCACCCTGTTCCGAGCCGTGAACCCGGAGCTCTTCATCAAACcg AATAAGCCGGTGATGGCCTTCGGGCTGGTGGTCGTCACTCTGTGCGTGGGCTACCTGGGCTACCTGCACGCGGTGAAGGAGAACCAGCAGCAGCTGTATGAGGCCGTGAGCAGCGACGGAGAGAGATCCATGAGGAGGAGATCTTCCAGATGGGACTGA